One window from the genome of Fulvivirga lutea encodes:
- a CDS encoding enoyl-ACP reductase FabI, producing the protein MGNNLLKGKKGIIFGALNKDSIAWKTALQAHEDGAEFVLTNAPIAMRMGEINELAKMCNAEVIPADATSIEDLTNLFEKSMEILGGKLDFVLHSIGMSPNVRKGREYGDLNYDWFLKTLDISGLSFHKVLQTAEKTEAMNEWGSILALTYIAAQRTFPDYGDMAQAKAVLESIARSYGARFAKINKVRVNTISQSPTMTTAGSGVGGFDVFLDYAHKLSPLGNASAEDCAKYIVMMFSDYTRMVTMQNLMHDGGFSSSGITDEIIGELTK; encoded by the coding sequence ATGGGTAACAACTTATTAAAAGGAAAAAAAGGAATCATATTCGGGGCGTTAAATAAAGACTCAATCGCCTGGAAAACTGCGCTACAAGCGCATGAAGATGGTGCTGAGTTTGTTTTAACTAATGCACCTATAGCGATGAGAATGGGTGAAATTAATGAATTGGCAAAAATGTGTAATGCAGAAGTTATTCCTGCAGATGCCACCTCAATTGAAGATTTAACGAACCTTTTCGAAAAGTCAATGGAAATTTTGGGTGGCAAATTAGATTTTGTTCTTCATTCCATTGGAATGAGTCCCAACGTAAGAAAAGGACGTGAATATGGTGATCTTAACTATGATTGGTTCTTAAAAACATTAGATATTTCTGGTTTATCGTTCCACAAGGTTTTACAAACTGCTGAAAAAACGGAAGCCATGAACGAGTGGGGTTCTATATTAGCCCTGACTTATATCGCTGCTCAACGAACTTTCCCTGATTACGGTGATATGGCACAAGCAAAAGCTGTTTTAGAATCTATTGCAAGAAGTTATGGCGCTAGATTCGCCAAAATCAATAAAGTGAGAGTGAATACCATTTCACAATCACCAACCATGACAACTGCGGGAAGTGGTGTTGGTGGTTTTGATGTCTTCTTAGATTATGCCCATAAATTATCGCCACTTGGAAATGCAAGTGCAGAAGATTGTGCCAAATACATTGTCATGATGTTCTCTGATTATACTAGAATGGTAACAATGCAAAACTTAATGCATGACGGTGGATTCTCATCTTCAGGTATTACGGATGAGATCATTGGCGAACTGACGAAATAA
- a CDS encoding complex I subunit 4 family protein — protein sequence MNGALLSILIFLPILASAIVAFSPISQKVTKYITLIVAAVQLCIAIGLYLNFSQSAGEYGLASFSYVEKVKWFEFSLANYGKISADYFVGIDGLGLSMVLLSVLVMVIATISSWNITDRYKGYFALFLLLNGAIIGCFVALDFLLFYLFFEFMLLPMYFLIGLWGGPRREYASIKFFLYTLFGSILILIVLIALNISTIDPVKTAIEVDLIETADQYSDKVETQVHKMLNFGKISSTKQVHTFNLIYMTDPANLIPGSILDTEGTRMLFGLPLRLVAFLLIFIGFAIKIPVVPFHTWLPDAHVEAPTPISVILAGVLLKVGAYGLIRAGIFIFPDGLIHFSWWLGALGVISIIYGAMNALASNDLKKLIAYSSVSHMGFVLLGITALSSEGFGGAIYQMVSHGVISAGLFLIAGVLSDRTHDRLIENYSGLAQKMPKYTVMVVIFFFASMGLPGLSGFIAEIFVLIGSFISPILPGWMMIVASVGLVLSAAYYLWTIQRMFYGPFYYRLGDSNSVFTDLTKRENLMLWPLVLLALVLGIFPHFLFDIINESVNQGVDLLSSQGILNLKSILK from the coding sequence ATGAACGGAGCACTTCTATCCATATTAATATTCCTACCAATTCTAGCAAGTGCTATCGTTGCATTTAGTCCCATCAGTCAAAAGGTAACTAAATACATAACTCTCATAGTTGCTGCGGTGCAATTGTGCATTGCAATAGGACTATATCTGAACTTCAGTCAATCGGCAGGAGAATACGGCCTGGCTTCATTCTCTTATGTGGAGAAAGTAAAATGGTTTGAATTTTCACTGGCCAACTACGGTAAAATTAGTGCCGATTATTTTGTGGGAATAGATGGCTTGGGCTTGTCTATGGTTTTGTTGTCGGTATTAGTGATGGTGATTGCCACTATCAGTTCGTGGAATATTACTGATCGTTATAAAGGGTATTTCGCACTGTTTCTACTATTAAATGGTGCTATTATAGGATGTTTTGTAGCCCTAGATTTTCTCTTATTCTATCTCTTTTTTGAGTTTATGCTTCTACCAATGTATTTCCTCATTGGTTTATGGGGTGGGCCTAGGCGAGAGTATGCATCAATCAAGTTTTTCTTATACACCTTATTTGGCTCTATACTAATATTAATTGTACTCATTGCACTTAATATTTCAACCATTGATCCGGTTAAAACTGCTATTGAAGTTGACTTAATTGAAACAGCCGATCAATATTCTGATAAGGTAGAGACGCAAGTTCATAAGATGCTCAATTTTGGAAAGATTTCTTCCACCAAGCAGGTGCATACTTTTAACCTAATTTATATGACTGATCCTGCCAATCTTATTCCGGGATCGATATTAGACACAGAAGGAACCAGAATGTTATTTGGCCTTCCGCTGAGGTTGGTGGCCTTTTTATTGATTTTTATAGGCTTTGCAATTAAGATACCGGTAGTACCTTTTCATACATGGTTGCCTGATGCACATGTAGAAGCCCCAACGCCAATTTCTGTGATACTGGCGGGTGTCTTACTTAAAGTTGGTGCTTATGGGCTCATACGAGCGGGCATCTTTATTTTTCCGGATGGATTGATTCACTTTAGCTGGTGGCTAGGTGCGCTAGGTGTCATATCAATCATTTATGGAGCCATGAATGCATTAGCAAGTAATGATTTAAAGAAATTAATAGCTTATTCATCCGTTTCTCATATGGGATTCGTGCTGCTAGGTATCACTGCATTGTCATCCGAAGGGTTTGGTGGCGCCATTTATCAGATGGTAAGCCATGGTGTTATTTCAGCAGGCCTATTCCTTATTGCTGGTGTTTTATCCGATCGTACGCATGATAGATTGATAGAAAACTACTCTGGCCTGGCGCAAAAAATGCCGAAATATACTGTAATGGTGGTCATATTCTTTTTTGCATCAATGGGTCTCCCTGGCTTATCAGGTTTTATAGCTGAAATTTTTGTGCTAATCGGAAGCTTTATTTCCCCCATCCTCCCCGGTTGGATGATGATTGTTGCTTCGGTTGGGTTGGTGCTTTCTGCCGCCTATTATTTATGGACAATCCAGCGGATGTTTTACGGTCCGTTTTATTATAGATTAGGGGATAGCAATTCGGTTTTCACAGATTTAACGAAGCGAGAGAATTTAATGCTTTGGCCGCTAGTCTTATTGGCATTAGTATTAGGTATTTTCCCTCATTTTCTATTCGATATTATCAATGAATCTGTGAATCAAGGGGTAGACCTATTGTCGTCTCAGGGCATTTTAAATCTCAAATCAATACTTAAGTAA
- the nuoL gene encoding NADH-quinone oxidoreductase subunit L — protein MISDWDFNGYWLLILLALPLLSIIVNVGVFKANRSPLISVVLLFTSTVISLILLSASWGNPLKYHLDWFSIGSTSYTLTFFIDRITGLMLFIVTFISALVHWFSIDYMKEDAGRNRYFALLGLFTFSMLGILISSNLLIIFMFWELVGLSSYLLIGFWFTKESAAKASKKAFIVNRIGDIGFVIGLALAWFNFHSFDLLIIQESLGSISLLSPGLVSICGFMFFLGAMGKSAQFPLQVWLPDAMEGPTPVSALIHAATMVAAGVYLMIRVSFLLSADVLIIVAVIGAITAFMGAYASLFQNDIKKVLAFSTISQLGYMIIGVGVSTPDAAFFHLLTHAFFKAGLFLGAGAIIYAIHKAYTNETLDAQDMRNMGGLKSAMPITFAAFLVFSLALIGIPFTSGFLSKEAVLLGAIHSATTQGGMYWLIVILGFVSVALTSYYVIRMLALVFFGSHRASNQNAIKESSLTFKIVLIVLAIGSVGFVWSFNPFSVEGSWVLSSINLRNFNSSELPHLLTSTVSLACILIGASIAWYGYRKGNLTSNSQSIPRNISLNNWYLDDIYQLLLIKPFTSFAQILKRLEHKIIDRIVNLIGIGTAVLSHVIGWLDRHVVDGFVSASVYVVGRTGLITKSVQGGKVQSYILLAILGLIIIIFLAI, from the coding sequence ATGATATCTGATTGGGATTTCAACGGCTATTGGCTGCTGATTCTACTCGCATTGCCTTTACTTTCAATTATTGTCAATGTTGGTGTATTCAAGGCTAATCGGTCGCCATTAATAAGCGTAGTTTTACTTTTTACATCTACAGTTATAAGCCTTATTTTACTAAGTGCTTCGTGGGGCAACCCGCTTAAGTATCATCTCGACTGGTTTTCAATTGGCAGTACCAGCTATACTTTGACATTTTTTATCGATCGAATCACTGGATTAATGCTTTTCATTGTTACTTTCATATCAGCATTGGTGCACTGGTTTTCTATTGATTACATGAAAGAGGATGCCGGGCGCAATAGGTATTTTGCATTATTGGGCCTCTTTACGTTCTCCATGCTTGGAATTCTAATATCCAGCAATCTGCTCATAATCTTCATGTTTTGGGAGTTGGTCGGACTCAGTTCCTACTTGCTCATTGGTTTTTGGTTTACCAAAGAGTCGGCAGCCAAGGCCTCCAAAAAAGCCTTTATCGTTAACCGAATTGGTGACATAGGTTTTGTAATAGGATTGGCACTTGCCTGGTTTAACTTCCATTCATTCGATTTATTGATAATTCAAGAGTCTTTGGGTAGTATTTCATTGCTTTCCCCAGGTTTAGTTTCAATTTGTGGGTTCATGTTCTTCTTGGGAGCTATGGGTAAATCAGCCCAATTTCCTCTGCAAGTTTGGTTGCCCGATGCCATGGAAGGGCCTACACCTGTTTCAGCATTGATTCATGCCGCTACAATGGTGGCGGCCGGAGTTTATTTAATGATTAGAGTATCATTTTTATTATCAGCTGATGTTTTAATTATTGTTGCAGTAATTGGCGCAATTACTGCGTTTATGGGTGCTTATGCTTCCCTTTTTCAGAATGATATTAAAAAGGTCCTTGCTTTTTCTACTATTTCGCAATTAGGTTATATGATTATTGGTGTAGGGGTTAGTACGCCAGATGCAGCTTTCTTTCACTTGCTTACACATGCATTTTTCAAAGCAGGGCTGTTCTTAGGTGCTGGTGCAATCATCTACGCCATTCACAAGGCTTATACAAATGAAACATTAGACGCTCAGGATATGAGAAATATGGGCGGACTAAAATCTGCTATGCCGATAACATTTGCTGCCTTCTTGGTTTTTAGTCTGGCGTTAATAGGAATACCTTTTACATCAGGGTTTTTATCGAAGGAAGCCGTTTTATTAGGTGCAATACATTCAGCAACTACACAGGGAGGCATGTATTGGTTGATTGTTATTCTTGGGTTTGTATCCGTAGCATTAACATCTTACTATGTTATTCGGATGTTGGCCCTTGTGTTTTTTGGTTCGCATAGAGCATCTAATCAGAATGCCATTAAGGAATCATCTTTAACGTTTAAAATAGTGCTGATTGTTCTAGCCATTGGGTCTGTTGGTTTTGTCTGGTCGTTTAATCCATTTTCAGTGGAAGGCAGTTGGGTATTAAGCTCCATCAATTTACGGAACTTCAATTCATCTGAGTTACCTCATCTTTTAACAAGCACAGTATCATTGGCATGTATACTTATAGGTGCTTCAATTGCCTGGTATGGCTATAGAAAAGGCAACCTAACTTCAAATAGTCAGTCAATTCCTAGAAACATTTCATTAAATAACTGGTATTTGGATGACATTTATCAGTTACTACTCATAAAGCCATTTACCTCTTTCGCCCAGATTTTAAAAAGACTTGAGCATAAGATTATTGACAGGATAGTCAATCTTATTGGAATTGGCACAGCCGTATTATCACATGTAATAGGCTGGCTAGACAGACATGTTGTAGATGGCTTTGTGTCTGCTTCGGTTTATGTGGTTGGCAGAACTGGCTTAATTACAAAATCTGTGCAAGGGGGTAAAGTTCAGAGTTATATCTTGCTTGCTATTTTAGGTTTGATAATTATTATATTTTTGGCGATTTAA
- a CDS encoding tetratricopeptide repeat-containing sensor histidine kinase yields MIRRITTILLIILLPCLVVAQDTLKMSELEEDYRDAKSDSVKLELLIEVINSTELGNVDTAIQIAKRAVDLASKLKDSVNLAFATQSLGVFYSVQSNHNEALRNDLEALKIYRKLGAGTQESDLLNAVGEDYLNLDLYNEAFDYYRQSLQKAQKLGDKLQIAISTYNMGRVLFAMGQLDRAREYIEESMKVSIEVGDSAGIAYSKNDLALIDIEESNYEKALNVLKEAYDVSVKFREDVLTPQIMANMAKAYEKKGEYRKALIHYDDALDIYEKQSNKNGIVEVFYGKGRVSQRMGDEIGAKAYFEKCQKMAEEIGDNGSLIRCYAAMSELYESERNLAKALEYYKKYKELEDSVFSEKKKEQFSQVQIQYETAKKDIEIQLLNQKEQKQISELKNQEFIRNILVVILAFTAVLLFSLYKNNQRRKKINDLLVIQQREIESKSKELSSLLEMKDKFFSIVSHDLRSPINALVGILDILDEGNMTQKELKEVSHALKVRLDNTRKLLDTLLDWAMVQMNEIKIKPEKINLKGIVEENFTFFREIGEKDIVFVNSVEKERIVKADKNMLDLIIRNLISNSIKFTEDGGRVEILTEDGPKNSLIVMVKDDGVGMAPDQMDKLFNATELYTTRGTANEKGTGLGLRLCKEFVERMGGNIWVESEQGKGSTFKFTISLA; encoded by the coding sequence TTGATAAGAAGAATAACAACCATATTGTTAATTATTCTGCTACCCTGTTTAGTAGTTGCACAGGACACACTCAAAATGAGTGAGTTGGAGGAAGACTACAGGGACGCAAAAAGTGATTCAGTAAAATTAGAATTACTAATTGAGGTAATTAATTCTACTGAATTGGGTAATGTGGATACAGCCATTCAAATTGCAAAACGCGCAGTAGATCTTGCTTCAAAACTGAAAGATAGTGTGAATTTGGCTTTTGCAACGCAGTCGCTAGGTGTTTTTTATTCTGTACAAAGCAATCATAACGAAGCATTAAGAAATGACCTTGAGGCGCTGAAAATTTATAGGAAGCTAGGGGCAGGAACTCAGGAATCTGACCTTTTAAATGCTGTGGGAGAAGATTATCTGAATCTTGATTTATATAATGAGGCATTTGACTATTACAGGCAAAGTCTGCAGAAAGCACAAAAGCTAGGTGATAAACTTCAGATAGCTATTTCAACTTATAATATGGGTCGGGTGCTTTTTGCTATGGGGCAATTAGATAGAGCTCGGGAATATATCGAAGAATCGATGAAAGTAAGCATCGAGGTGGGCGACTCTGCAGGTATAGCTTATTCTAAAAACGATTTAGCATTAATTGACATAGAAGAATCCAATTATGAAAAAGCGCTAAATGTATTAAAGGAGGCATACGATGTAAGTGTAAAGTTTAGGGAAGATGTGCTCACCCCACAAATTATGGCAAATATGGCCAAGGCATATGAAAAGAAAGGTGAGTATAGAAAGGCGTTAATCCATTATGATGATGCACTTGATATTTACGAAAAACAGAGCAATAAGAACGGTATTGTTGAGGTATTTTATGGCAAAGGCAGGGTGAGTCAACGGATGGGTGATGAAATTGGGGCTAAAGCGTATTTTGAGAAATGCCAGAAGATGGCCGAAGAGATAGGCGATAATGGATCATTAATCAGATGCTATGCTGCCATGTCCGAACTTTATGAATCTGAGAGAAACCTGGCGAAAGCACTAGAATATTATAAGAAGTATAAGGAACTGGAGGATAGTGTATTCAGCGAAAAGAAAAAAGAACAATTTAGTCAGGTTCAAATACAGTATGAAACAGCTAAAAAAGATATTGAGATTCAGCTGCTCAACCAAAAAGAGCAAAAACAAATCTCTGAACTGAAGAATCAGGAGTTCATTCGAAATATTCTTGTTGTAATTCTAGCGTTTACGGCCGTGCTCTTATTCTCGCTGTATAAGAATAACCAAAGAAGAAAAAAGATTAACGATCTGCTGGTTATTCAACAGAGAGAAATAGAGTCTAAAAGCAAAGAGTTAAGCAGTTTGCTTGAAATGAAAGACAAATTCTTCTCTATTGTTTCCCATGATTTAAGATCTCCGATAAATGCATTGGTAGGCATTCTGGATATCCTTGATGAAGGCAATATGACGCAAAAAGAACTTAAAGAGGTGAGCCATGCACTAAAAGTTAGGTTGGATAATACGCGCAAATTATTAGACACACTTCTGGACTGGGCCATGGTTCAAATGAATGAGATAAAAATTAAGCCGGAAAAAATCAATCTAAAGGGTATTGTGGAAGAAAATTTTACCTTTTTCAGGGAGATAGGTGAAAAAGACATTGTTTTCGTAAATAGTGTAGAGAAAGAACGGATTGTAAAGGCAGATAAAAACATGCTAGACCTGATAATCAGAAATTTGATATCAAACTCAATTAAGTTTACTGAAGACGGTGGTCGTGTAGAAATTTTAACGGAAGATGGTCCGAAGAATTCATTAATAGTTATGGTGAAGGATGACGGTGTTGGCATGGCTCCCGATCAAATGGATAAACTTTTTAATGCCACTGAGCTTTATACTACCAGAGGAACAGCTAATGAAAAAGGTACAGGTCTTGGGTTGCGCCTATGTAAAGAATTTGTGGAGCGCATGGGTGGAAATATTTGGGTAGAAAGTGAGCAAGGCAAAGGAAGTACCTTTAAATTTACCATCAGCTTAGCCTGA
- a CDS encoding NADH-quinone oxidoreductase subunit J family protein, translating into MSDWLIYFLGFIAILSACYVLFTSNLLYAAFSLVVTFISIALLYLALGAEFIAVTQIMIYVGGIIVLIIFGVMLTNKLGNEPPQSGSHNKFIAGLISASIFGLLCYAIVQINFSNDKVSGSLYNIKQIGQGLFTDYLLVFELAGILLLVALIGASVIASKKDTV; encoded by the coding sequence ATGAGTGATTGGCTTATTTATTTTTTAGGCTTCATAGCAATACTTTCAGCCTGTTACGTGCTTTTTACCTCCAATCTACTATATGCAGCCTTTTCTCTTGTGGTTACTTTCATATCTATAGCTCTGTTATACCTTGCTTTGGGAGCAGAGTTTATTGCCGTTACCCAAATAATGATATACGTTGGCGGTATCATTGTTTTGATCATATTCGGAGTAATGCTTACCAATAAATTAGGCAATGAACCACCTCAATCTGGGAGCCATAATAAGTTTATTGCTGGGTTGATTTCAGCATCAATATTTGGTCTTCTTTGCTACGCTATTGTACAAATAAACTTTTCTAACGATAAGGTGAGCGGGTCGCTTTATAATATTAAGCAGATAGGGCAGGGACTATTTACAGACTATTTATTAGTGTTTGAGTTGGCCGGCATATTACTCCTTGTTGCTCTAATTGGAGCCTCTGTTATAGCATCGAAAAAAGACACTGTATGA
- the murI gene encoding glutamate racemase — MNVDKKSPIGIFDSGIGGLTVAHAIRAVLPQESLIYFGDTAHLPYGDKSEAAVQAYSIKIADVLLNKGCKVIVIACNSASSAAYELLKEYTGKRAKVINVIDPMVNYLSNHYEGKKVGLIGTKRTVTSNVYGKKVKALKKNIALESLATPLLVPMIEEGFFNNKISYEIIEKYLQHKDLQNISALVLGCTHYPLVKDQINKFFNNKVDILDSSEVTADYLKKYLSDTGLLNDEHVEDDHFLVSDYTESFEASTKIFFKERVKLERHILWD; from the coding sequence ATGAATGTAGATAAAAAAAGTCCGATTGGAATTTTTGATAGTGGAATAGGAGGGTTAACCGTAGCGCATGCCATACGAGCAGTTTTACCACAAGAATCACTTATCTACTTCGGAGATACTGCCCATTTACCTTACGGTGATAAGTCAGAGGCAGCAGTTCAGGCATACAGTATTAAAATTGCCGATGTTCTATTGAACAAGGGCTGCAAAGTAATTGTAATCGCGTGTAACTCTGCAAGTAGTGCTGCTTATGAATTGCTCAAGGAATACACTGGCAAGCGCGCTAAAGTGATTAATGTAATTGATCCTATGGTTAATTATTTGAGTAATCATTACGAGGGAAAAAAGGTTGGCTTAATTGGCACAAAGCGAACAGTCACTTCAAACGTTTATGGAAAGAAGGTAAAGGCCTTAAAAAAGAATATTGCACTTGAATCTCTTGCTACCCCCTTATTAGTGCCGATGATTGAGGAAGGTTTTTTTAATAATAAAATCAGTTATGAGATTATTGAGAAATACTTGCAGCATAAGGATTTGCAAAACATATCAGCGCTGGTATTAGGTTGTACACATTACCCTTTGGTTAAAGATCAAATCAATAAATTCTTTAACAACAAAGTAGATATTTTAGATAGCTCTGAAGTAACAGCTGATTACTTGAAAAAGTATTTATCTGACACCGGTTTGTTAAATGATGAGCATGTTGAGGATGATCATTTTTTGGTTTCGGACTATACAGAATCATTTGAAGCATCCACTAAAATATTCTTTAAAGAGCGAGTAAAGCTTGAAAGACACATACTTTGGGACTAG
- the ispE gene encoding 4-(cytidine 5'-diphospho)-2-C-methyl-D-erythritol kinase: MVVFPNAKINLGLNILSKREDGYHNIESCFYPFDLSDILEILPAKKLSFTSSGIAIPGNTKNNLCIRAFELLKADFNITDVQIHLHKIIPIGAGLGGGSSDASFTLKVLNQLFDLQLTDDQLEAYAALLGSDCPFFIRNKPVLAKGTGTEFEDINISLAEYEIKIEYPQIHIGTAEAYAGVTPNKPSKSVKEILTQPISTWKNVLKNDFENSIFPNHPKIYSLKEDMYARGAVYASMTGSGSAVYGIFKRD, from the coding sequence ATGGTAGTTTTTCCGAATGCTAAAATTAACCTTGGTTTAAATATCCTCTCAAAGAGAGAGGATGGCTATCATAACATAGAATCTTGCTTCTATCCGTTTGATTTATCAGATATTTTAGAAATTCTACCAGCAAAAAAATTATCATTTACTTCTTCTGGAATTGCCATACCAGGTAATACCAAAAACAACCTTTGCATCAGGGCTTTCGAGCTATTGAAAGCAGATTTTAATATAACTGATGTTCAAATTCATTTACATAAAATTATTCCCATTGGAGCAGGCTTGGGTGGTGGTTCATCAGATGCCTCGTTTACTTTAAAAGTGCTTAATCAACTATTTGACTTGCAATTGACAGATGATCAATTGGAGGCTTACGCAGCACTGCTGGGTAGCGACTGCCCTTTCTTTATTCGCAACAAACCAGTACTGGCCAAAGGCACAGGAACAGAATTTGAAGATATTAACATCAGTTTAGCTGAGTACGAAATAAAGATTGAATACCCTCAAATACATATCGGAACGGCAGAGGCCTATGCTGGGGTAACACCCAATAAGCCGAGTAAAAGCGTGAAGGAAATTCTTACTCAACCTATCTCAACCTGGAAAAACGTGCTTAAAAATGATTTTGAGAACTCCATTTTTCCAAATCATCCGAAAATATATAGCTTGAAAGAAGACATGTATGCTCGTGGTGCGGTATATGCGAGTATGACTGGTTCCGGATCAGCCGTTTATGGAATATTTAAGCGCGACTAG
- the nuoK gene encoding NADH-quinone oxidoreductase subunit NuoK: MILELFILSAFLFSIGLAIVITRKNAIFVLMGIELMLNASNINLVAIGGDAGQGIFFGLFVIVIAAAEAAVGLALVLKIYHYYNSIELDKINELKD; the protein is encoded by the coding sequence ATGATATTAGAGCTATTCATATTGAGCGCATTTTTATTTTCTATAGGATTGGCGATAGTTATTACTCGTAAAAATGCAATCTTCGTGCTAATGGGAATTGAGCTAATGCTTAATGCATCGAACATCAATTTGGTGGCCATCGGTGGAGATGCTGGTCAGGGTATATTTTTTGGACTTTTTGTTATTGTAATAGCAGCTGCTGAAGCAGCCGTGGGGCTGGCCTTGGTACTAAAAATATATCACTATTATAATTCGATTGAGCTCGATAAAATAAATGAACTGAAAGACTGA
- a CDS encoding 4Fe-4S dicluster domain-containing protein → MNNSGYWENIKSALNTSVKGLKTTIKHFKDAKKTVKPMSVSDPNYFTRQEGIMTLQYPHESLPIPDNGRYKLHNEIDDCIVCDKCAKICPVDCIDIEPIKAKETFGYTSDGTPKRIYAAKFDIDMGKCCFCGLCTTVCPTECLTMTKSFDFSEYDIADHTYEFATMTPLEILEKKKEIEEFEKAKKTDEVSSTKKKMAVKPVVKKKEEESNKPKPKFKPRPMIKKKKKDDE, encoded by the coding sequence ATGAATAACTCAGGATACTGGGAAAACATAAAGTCTGCTTTAAATACTTCAGTAAAAGGATTAAAAACCACTATCAAACACTTTAAGGATGCCAAGAAAACGGTAAAACCTATGAGTGTGAGCGATCCTAATTACTTTACCAGGCAAGAGGGTATCATGACACTGCAATATCCACACGAAAGCCTTCCTATACCCGATAACGGTAGATACAAATTGCACAATGAAATTGACGATTGTATTGTATGCGACAAGTGTGCAAAAATTTGCCCGGTAGATTGTATTGATATTGAACCAATTAAAGCGAAAGAAACATTTGGCTACACATCAGATGGAACTCCTAAAAGAATTTATGCAGCCAAATTTGATATCGATATGGGCAAGTGCTGTTTCTGTGGTTTATGCACAACGGTGTGTCCTACCGAATGCCTTACCATGACGAAGTCTTTCGACTTTAGTGAATATGATATTGCAGACCACACGTATGAATTTGCAACCATGACTCCACTTGAAATCCTCGAAAAAAAGAAGGAGATCGAAGAATTTGAAAAAGCTAAAAAAACGGACGAAGTAAGTTCTACTAAAAAGAAAATGGCCGTTAAGCCAGTGGTTAAAAAGAAAGAAGAGGAGTCTAATAAGCCTAAACCAAAGTTTAAGCCGAGGCCAATGATTAAAAAGAAAAAGAAAGACGATGAGTGA
- the nuoH gene encoding NADH-quinone oxidoreductase subunit NuoH has product MSTFLFVLPFLLIFVVFAVYAERKISAFIQDRYGPMEVGPYGLLQTIADLLKLLQKEDIVPKAASRLLFLVAPILIFIVVFVAFAFIPLAPNWAGSMAETGVFFLMAIVSLDVIGIIMAGWSSNNKYSLLGSIRSAAQIIAYEVPLTLSVLCVLVIAQTLNLQEINMQQSIWSESTIYLFGIKSLGIEVTGIGGVLSWNVIQMPLLFGVWVIYFIASLAESNRAPFDLPEAESELVAGFHTEYSGFRWSIIMLAEYGMMLLVSLLGVVLFFGGWATPLPNIGAVELANWTSGNMGSLSATLWGIFWLISKTLVMIFLQMWVRWTFPRVRIDQLMTIGWKYLTPIALIFLLICSVWRLIMI; this is encoded by the coding sequence ATGTCCACTTTTCTATTTGTACTCCCATTTTTACTCATTTTCGTTGTGTTTGCGGTTTATGCAGAGAGAAAAATCTCTGCATTCATTCAGGACAGATATGGTCCCATGGAGGTTGGTCCGTATGGCTTGCTGCAGACTATTGCAGACCTTTTAAAATTATTGCAAAAAGAGGATATTGTTCCGAAGGCTGCGAGTAGATTATTATTCCTTGTAGCACCAATTCTCATATTTATAGTCGTTTTTGTTGCCTTTGCCTTTATACCGCTTGCTCCAAATTGGGCGGGTTCAATGGCTGAAACCGGTGTGTTTTTCTTAATGGCCATTGTATCATTAGATGTGATTGGAATAATCATGGCTGGTTGGTCCTCTAACAATAAGTATTCATTACTGGGGTCTATCAGATCAGCGGCACAAATTATTGCTTATGAGGTTCCACTAACACTAAGTGTGCTTTGTGTATTGGTAATAGCCCAAACTTTAAATCTGCAGGAAATTAACATGCAACAAAGCATTTGGTCAGAGTCAACTATTTATTTGTTTGGTATCAAATCTTTAGGAATTGAAGTAACGGGTATTGGTGGAGTTCTATCATGGAATGTTATTCAAATGCCACTTCTGTTTGGTGTCTGGGTGATCTACTTCATCGCATCATTAGCTGAGTCAAACAGAGCGCCTTTCGACTTACCCGAGGCAGAATCAGAATTAGTAGCAGGTTTTCATACAGAATATTCAGGCTTTAGATGGAGTATAATTATGCTGGCGGAATATGGCATGATGCTGCTTGTAAGTTTGCTTGGAGTTGTACTATTCTTTGGTGGCTGGGCTACACCATTACCAAACATTGGAGCTGTAGAACTAGCAAATTGGACAAGCGGTAATATGGGTTCTCTATCAGCCACATTGTGGGGAATCTTTTGGCTTATTTCTAAAACATTAGTGATGATTTTTTTACAAATGTGGGTGCGCTGGACATTTCCAAGAGTAAGAATCGATCAGCTTATGACAATCGGATGGAAATACCTAACTCCCATTGCATTAATATTTTTGTTAATTTGTAGTGTTTGGCGGCTTATAATGATATAA